From a region of the Macrobrachium nipponense isolate FS-2020 chromosome 20, ASM1510439v2, whole genome shotgun sequence genome:
- the LOC135223708 gene encoding catenin delta-2-like, with product MGAYFSLQDLKHSIIDDALSVIVSHVIIPCSGWDGGEVERDPNVDVWWSTVFKNASGVLRNVSSAGEYARTKLRQCPGLVDSLLTVIKSAIAGASHDNKSVENCVCILRNLSYRCQEVEDPNYDKNHPPTQSRATATAKVQAGMAVES from the exons ATGGGTGCATATTTTTCATTACAGGATCTAAAACATAGCATTATAGATGATGCTTTATCCGTTATTGTCAGCCATGTCATCATTCCGTGTTCTGGTTGGGATGGTGGAGAGGTGGAAAGGGATCCTAATGTGGATGTATGGTGGTCTACTGTATTTAAAAATGCATCTGGTGTGTTAag GAATGTAAGTTCCGCTGGAGAGTATGCGAGAACAAAACTGCGTCAGTGTCCAGGACTGGTTGATTCTCTTCTCACTGTGATCAAGTCTGCCATTGCGGGGGCTTCCCATGATAACAAGAGTGTAGAAAACTGTGTTTGTATATTACGTAACCTTTCATATCGATGCCAGGAAGTAGAGGAtccaaattatgataaaaatcacCCTCCTACGCAGTCCAGGGCAACAGCTACAGCGAAGG tgCAAGCTGGAATGGCTGTTGAATCTTGA